From Chrysiogenia bacterium, the proteins below share one genomic window:
- the hemC gene encoding hydroxymethylbilane synthase, translating to MAKKLKLGTRGSPLALAQARWVAERIRGIDPEIEIEERIIKTRGDKILDVALSKVGGKGLFIKEIDAELLAGEIDFAVHSMKDMPAELESGLIIACVPERESPFDALCSKGPGLAALAEGAKIGTSSLRRQAQLKLARPDLEIGFLRGSVGTRLGKMQDGTFDAVILAAAGLRRLGMAEHISEELIPDMMLPAVGQGALAIETREDDHHLLELLAKLEDAHTRVTTTAERAFLHRLEGGCQVPIAGHATLEGHMLTFEGLVCDVDGTNPVRKRVQGPAEYADKLGLAAAEWILQNGGKEILERLYEEAASE from the coding sequence CCGAGATCGAAATTGAAGAGCGGATCATCAAGACCCGCGGCGACAAAATTCTTGACGTGGCGCTCTCGAAGGTGGGGGGCAAGGGGCTCTTCATCAAAGAAATCGACGCCGAGTTGCTGGCCGGCGAGATCGACTTCGCCGTGCACTCGATGAAGGACATGCCCGCCGAGCTCGAATCGGGACTCATCATCGCCTGCGTGCCGGAGCGCGAGTCCCCCTTCGACGCGCTCTGCAGCAAGGGGCCGGGGCTCGCCGCCCTCGCCGAAGGTGCAAAGATCGGCACGTCCAGTCTTCGCCGTCAGGCGCAGCTCAAGCTCGCGCGCCCGGATCTCGAAATCGGCTTTCTTCGTGGCAGCGTCGGGACGCGTCTTGGCAAGATGCAGGACGGGACCTTCGACGCGGTCATCCTTGCCGCGGCCGGGTTGCGACGCCTGGGCATGGCCGAGCACATCAGCGAGGAGCTCATTCCCGACATGATGCTTCCCGCCGTGGGGCAGGGCGCGCTGGCCATTGAGACGCGCGAGGACGACCATCACCTGCTCGAGCTGCTGGCGAAACTCGAAGACGCGCATACCCGCGTGACGACCACCGCTGAACGCGCCTTTCTTCACCGGCTCGAAGGCGGCTGCCAGGTTCCCATCGCCGGACACGCGACGCTTGAGGGGCACATGCTTACTTTCGAGGGGCTGGTCTGCGACGTCGATGGAACCAATCCCGTGCGCAAGCGCGTGCAGGGCCCGGCAGAGTACGCAGACAAGCTCGGCCTCGCGGCGGCCGAGTGGATTCTCCAGAACGGCGGCAAGGAAATTCTCGAGCGCCTTTATGAGGAGGCAGCCAGTGAGTGA